In the genome of Chaetodon trifascialis isolate fChaTrf1 chromosome 21, fChaTrf1.hap1, whole genome shotgun sequence, the window GAGGACATGTTTCCTTATGAAGgggagctgaagctgctgcaggccaCAGCACAGCCTGCTTACAGGTGCACTTTGGGATGTAAACACCAGACATGATTTTATTATGGTTCTTTAGTTTATTATGATTCTATTCCTGATTATTATGGGCTAGCTATgatagttttttttaatcttccttATTATGCTGTGATATCCTGTAGTAAAATTGTTATCCTTCCTGGGTGGGGGAGATAAAACTTAATGTCCAAGTGTGCTATAAAATGCTTTGGTTCAGCAAGTTAAGTTTTTATTGTGTGCTCCATTTGCAGCCGTGAAGAGGTACTGTCTATGCAGGAATTTGCAAAATCTAAGGGGTTGGAGGTCATCCCTCTTGTGCAGACATTTGGTCACATGGAGGTGAGGCATCCATTCTGCTCTCCTGTTTATGGCTGTTTGTAATAACCACGAATGCTTAGTTTTCAGGTGGTGTTCAGCATCAGCGTTTGCCCCTCACTGTCTCAATGACCTGCTGCCATCCCTTCTCTATCATAGTTTGTGCTGAAGCATCGGCCCATGTGGAGCCTCAGAGAGGTGCCATATTGCGTAGGTACCTTGAATCCCCACAAAGAGGATGGGGTGAGGCTGGTGATAGAGATGCTGAGGCAGGTGGTGAAGCTGCACCCGGGTCTTAACACACTGCACATTGGAGCAGATGAGGTAAGGTCTAGTCTTTTGTTAACAGTTAATTAGTTATGGCAGAAGGGATCATTAATTGTCTCATGTCgtcacctccaacttctcaaGGTATACATCCTCGGCGAAGGGGAGGAATCCAAACTGTGGTTGGCCTCACCTGGACGAACAGTGGAGCAGCTTTTCCTGAGTCACGTGACCAAGGTGGCCAAGGCTGTCAAGGAGACATGGCCTCACATGACCATCGTAATGTGGGATGATATGATGAGAGGCATGAGCCAGGACACACTAAAAGGTGAAGAGGAAATAGAGATGGTTCCTACTAAACCAGGAGATTACTGAAATGTAATGTAACTAAGAGTCAAGTTGCTCTAAGGAGGCTTTCTGATTGACTTTAAAAGCATCATAAGAGGGAGGTGAAGGTGTTGGGAAAGACTAGCTAAAGTCAGTTGCTTAGAAGCTTTTTGACACTAAGATCTCATTTAGTGGCAGCTTACAAAGACACTGCATGAGAGAAGCAGCGTGATATCATTTATGACTTGATGCAGAATAGCATGGAATTACATGTGCATGCAGTGTAGACAGTGGTGTGATTTAGCATGTACATTTACTTTTTAAGGGACCTGTACTTTACCTTTATTTTATACCTCTACGCATCTACATTAGGGGGAACATAGCTTTTTATCTAGCTTTTAATGTCACATGTAGATATTACTTTACATATACATGTACATTTACATAATCAAGTAGAATGTGATGCTTTGCTACGGATGAAACTACAGTGAAATagattttttaatgaaaattaaaaatttcaaatgaaaatttgTTTCACTGATCAACTACAGCAATGAAATGCTGCTTATGCATCACTGCATCAGCAAGAAAAATCTATAAACACTACCTCCACCACTAAGTGTAGATAGCCAAATAGTAacagtaacattttttttcttcttgttatCCATGTGACAGCTAGTGGTCTAGTGGGACTTGTTCAGCCCATGTTGTGGGACTACAGCCCTAATCTGGATGTGGACAAAACTGGTAGGAACTGTATGCTATGGAAATTAGTATTCAGACATCAGGCTCTTCTACATTATCAAACAGTCTGCAACATGTGCAGAGCGTTGTCAGTGCTGATGTATATTCTTTAACTGCATGTCTAGTGTCTCTGCTGGAGAAGTACTGCAGTGCTGGTATGTCAGACCTGTGGGTGGCCAGCTCCTTTAAAGGCTCCACCAGTGTTTACACCTGTGTGccctgcacacagagacacgtgGATAACCATTTGCAGTGGCTGAAGGTGGTTGGCTCTTTATCTGCTGGTGTAAATCTTCAGGGCATCGCCATCACAGGTTGGCAAAGGTAAGTATCAGAGGAATTTCTCTTTTCTACTTTGTAGGTGCTGGTTTGGAGGTGGTGAAACCTAAAGGGCATATGGCTAGACTTATGACTAGATGATTACAAGTTTGAATCCAGGACTGTGTATGTGGTTGCTGAGCTTTCTGCTGAGCATGAACCATGGATTCTTCCTGTACATATGCAGTCAACACGGAGCTTTGACATGGTCCATTATTTTATATACAGGTATGACCacctgtcagtgctgtgtgagCTCATGCCTCTGGCTCTTCCATCACTAGCCGCATGTGTCCAGACACTCAACCATGGTCAGTTCAATGTTGAGGCTCAAAGCAAAGTCACTGAGAGACTGGGAATTTGCTCAGTGGAGGTAGAGGCCATGGAGAGGTGAGGTCCAACAGTTTTATGAACTGTACTACACTGTCACAGTACAGCATGCATGTATGTCCAGGTTAATCTGATTCTGTTCCATGTGGCCTTCAGGACTACTGCAGACGACTCGCTGTTCCCAGGAAGGAGGTTGGCGGAGTTAATTGTGGAGCTCAATTCGCTGTTGAACTCAGATGACATCCGATTGTTTGAAAACGACATGTGAGTTATGGGCTGcatctcatcatcattttcttgctgagagttggGCGAGAAGATTGATACGACTCTCATgtctacagccagcagctagttagcttagcattaagactgaaaacagataATTTTAGCCATGCCCTCATGTTAGTGTAAATTTTGTGTTAATTCGTGAGCTTCAAAGGTCCTAGTtgacagattttgttacctctgGGCACAAACATGCTAGCCATTTCCCCCCTGCTTCCACTCTCtgcgctaagctaagctaagctaagtagCTGCTTGCTTTAGCTTTAGCATACAGATATGAAAGTGGTGCCATCTCTCTGCAGCAAATGGAATgagtatttccaaaaatgttgaactttaaCTTTTGcagaaatacttttttttaacttactGTTTAGCCCAATGACCGTACGCTTGTATTACTGCAGGTTTGTAAGAGGATGGTTCAGCCCCTACCACCGACAGAGGAAGATGGTAACCCCCCTCATCACCATGCAGATTCACAGCCAAGCATCAACGTGAGAATGCTTTGTTAGATTACAGACTCTGCATGCTGCCTCGACCTTCGGAAATGTAAGAACTCTTGTTCAGTCTTTAACAGAAACCCTGTCCATCCTGTCTCCTCAGGTTTTTAACTACACTACAACAGAAGGTGGAGGCTGTGAGAGAGCAGATGGTGCGTCTTTACCCAGATTCAACAGCCCAGGAGTGGATAGAGGAACACGTCCGCCCTGTAGTGGCCCCTTTACAGAGGATAACAGAGGAAATTAGAGCATGTGTGAAGGAGATGGTGCCGTAGAATATTTTGCTAGCTCATAGTCTGTCATAACTGCTTTTTTGATGAATTCCAAAGTTGGTGTCTTAACTTTTTGCAACCTGTTGTGAAATTAACAGGAGTGATTTTCTGTGGAATTCTGCGCTTACCCAAAATCAAAGTGGTGTATATAAATTGCACCAATTGTagcaaagaaaggaaataaTATTTAAGAGGACTTTGTGTTTATATATAAAACAACTTTATATAATTCCTGCAAATGTATCAAAGtaaacaaagacaataaaatgaatcaacaaaaaaaactcttttcttTCAAGCAGACCAGAACACACTGACATTCACTGTGAGCCGTTACACAGCCCTGAttccacacacagagaaaaacagtttAACCAAAGCACCAAAGTGTTCGCCTGAGATTCAGTCTTTGGTTCACAAAAAGTATATAAATGTTAAAAGACAGAACGGCCACAGGCCAAagcatttcacaaacaattCGATTGAGCCGTGAGAATCCTTCATGCTTGATAACAGTTTGCAGATCCATTCATCTGGATTGTGGACTGGGTATGAATAAACATGCAAAAGGTGATTATCAACTGGGTGGTTCAGAAAACTATGGGAAAAGCACTTTCCACTGACTTGCAAACATAAACACTTATTAGAGTTCTGTAGGAAGGCACAGGAAATCTGTAATCTGGAGTGTATTCTCAAATAGTAATTAGGTCAAaaagggtaaggcctgacatTCATGTACAGAGAGCTACAGTTACAgtacaatgaaagaaaaagtctCTTTTTTCCACGTCCCCAAACTAGTTTAGAAAACTCTGACTAAACTGCAAAACATTTGcatgacaaaacatttaatCTGATGATTCCTCCAGCTTGTTTCacatggaaataaaataaaaaatatttaactACTGCCCCTCAGCCTCCATGACCCCACctgacacattaaaaaaatacaagagaGGAAGTCTGTAAGGAGACAGTGGGTGTTACGTGCACATGCTAATAGTACAACATGTAACTAAACCTGGACTAAACTGTGATGCAATCATGCCCCTAGCCAACCAGTTACAGGAAGGTTGCAAAATCAGAGATCAGAGTTCGTCTTCTTCAACGTCTGAATCACTGCTGTTGTCCAAAgaatcctcttcctcctctccatacTCTTCCTGGTCCTCCTGCTGCCTGCgtttctgcagctcctccagccccaGGAAGCGCTTCAGCAATGCAGCCACTGCCTCCACATCACTGGCAGGTCACAGACGGAACAGAGGGACAACAGGGATAAAGTGTGTTATTTTGTGTTCTATGAAGcatatttgttttgcttttttcttccaACTACATAAAGGccaaacacagagcaacactaGCATTCATTCTGactcatgtttctggccacctgacaaatgtaagtccaatatttacactgctttttgctcagttttggtgtccaccaactcctgagaaaaatatctgactctttcAGCGCTAAACGCTCCACTGTGTTCTTCAGATAGTCGTGAACTGTGCCTGTCAAGAGGTGCTGGGAAGTTTATTAGAGCTGCTGAAACTGAGGCTGCTGAGAGTTCTGAGaatgaatcaaaacagtaaattCGTGGGAAGTAAAACCTAAAAAGAGGCTGAAACATTccatagagctgaggggaaaagCGTTAGGTGGTTATTATATGTGGGTTTGTTGCAAATGGAGTTACCTTTCACATTATGCATAGACATTTGATCCATCGTTAACACCGTTAATATTGATTTTCTAGCAGTTTTAACCTTAAAATCCcaaagatttcagtcctggttgacaCCCTTAATTTGTTGGTAACATCAAGTGTGTTTTAGTTTACTACACAGGCAAATAAAGCATAGTCTTAAAGGTTCCATCACGTTATGTTGTGGTATATCAAACAAAAATTATTtgcaaaaaatgcaaatacatttaatgtttgctgctgaaaacattcagaacCAATATATCAAAGAGGATGTGATCACTAAAATAACTTCTATGTGTTGAACTGTCAGCAGCAGATACCTACCTGCGTCCCCCCAGGGTGGCACTCTGAGTCAGAGGGTAGGAGAAGCCTGCAGCCAGCCGCAGCATCAGCAGGTAACCCTTCCCCAAATAGCGAACCCTCTCTTCCTGGACGCAAACGTCACACAGCTGCGCCAGGTCCAACacaactgagagagagacaagaaatAAAAGTGAAGGTCTAATATTCTGACTACTGTCCTGAGGAGGCCACTCTGCAGCATGACTGACCTTTTTCTTGGCCCCTCCTCCACAATGTCAGGACTAAAGTGTACAAGCTAGAGCTCTTGAGTTCAATCAGGTTCTTGGTTTTGTCAAACACAGCCTCCTCCCATTCCTCCATGTTCTGCATGGCCACAAACAGGCAGCCAGTCACGTAGAAAAGCTTCCAGAAGATGCTATCTGTGTGATCCACAAAAAGCAGTatgagcagcagaaagcaaaTGTGGACAGTCAACACATGACATAAATGTAGTTTGTGCACCTGAGCTATAGTATGCTGCTGCCAACCCAACAGATGCTACACCTGCAATTAAAATGAGAGGCTTATTATTTTGCAAGCAATACAGAGAGAGGTAAGAGGAGATGTTTTAATGAGAGGGTTTGAACATACTGACGGGGTGGAGGATGACTTAGCTTGGCATATTGAACGTATAGATTGTATGAACAATTGCTCACACACTTACCAACAAGAAGAGACCAGGAGCGAATGCCTGGTGATCTCTTCAGGTGGAGCAGGGTCAGGCTGTGCTCCTCGACTGTCATGTATCCCATCTGAACAGATGCAGcgcttcatatttatttatataagcCCATTTCACATGACCATAAACCCAAATCACAAAACACATATGTTCTTACTTTTGTGCACTGGTCTCTAGCCATGCAGACAGTTTGGATTTGATGCAGCTCGATTTTGAGCTATGTCTGAGCTTTCAGCTGCCATCCTAGTACAGTGAAGCTGAATGGAAGTTCGTGCTTATCAAAGAACTGAAATATTTCTACATATTAATTGCAATTACCACAAAGTAAATATGGGCCCAGGCAGATAAAACTACAACTGAAGAAACAGTGccaaaaatgaaatctgaaagCTTATGTAGGGAGATTAACAGACTTTTTGCAGCACATTGTGCAGCACAATTCCATTCATCTCCATTGTTTTGGGGTGGGGGCAGACGTCTCTCAGGTGGATATCTCaacacatcagcacacaaaACCCAAACTACCTGCACAGCTTCATACCACAAGAGGTAAAGGAGAAATTAACAATTCTGAAttatttttgtgatttgggTAAACTGTCCCTTTACATCGATTTGCAAACCCCTCAAAAAAACAATACAGATGCTGTAAATGATGACTGGATGTGATGGATAAGAACACTCTCACCAGAACTGTATAAATATACGAACTATGCGACATCACTTACCTTAAActgttctctctttctgtgagtCGTCTTACAGATTTAGCAAAAGCGCATTTATACGAGGAAACACATGCACTGAATTAtgaggaagtttttttttgtttttgttttttcatgctaTTGCAACAACTGTCCTGAATGGGTGATACTTCCTTCCTGGATCCGTCTGGTGAGATTGGACGATTCGCTTTCCCGccgccttcaaaataaaagcttaaaaCGCATCGATTTACgagaaaaatgtatttagtcGTGTGGTCTATTTACAATGGCAAGTCTTTCCAGTTTCTACAACACAAGGGAGATTGGGAAAAACAACAATTCTCTCGTTTTGTACTGAACTATCCTTGTATTTACCATTATTTTGACAATAACcacatttcatctcattttgtCCCATTCTCTGAACCTTAAAATCTGGCCATCCTACCAGGAAAGCTTTCCAGATCAATTTTGGGTTATAAGAGATGACAtatcatatttttctgtttttatgccGCGACAAAGTCAAGAGAAACACTTTTTAATAGTCTCACCgtgcagctggaggaaaaatgaagtcAAAGCTTCCGGAGCAGAAGATAAGTGCATGTGCGCATGCGTTCTAGATTCACCGGGGTACACAATGGAGTCGGATGTGTACCGACATGACTGGCTTGAATATTAGAAGCCCTGACGCCTTTCTAAGCACTAGTTTGCATATTGTGACATAACCGCGGAGGTTGAGGCGAGCAGTGGCCCACCACCCACATAGGACTCGACCTGAAGAGTGTTGAGTAAATGCTGCGTTCACCTGCTGTGCTGGACATCAGTACTGCTTTGACCATTGGCTGCTCCTCTGGCTGTCCTCTGGAGTTTGGCCATGCCTTTGTCTTGAGAGAGCACTGACATAGACACCGTCCGGTGAGTTCCCTTAATACTCGACCTTGTAATGTTAACACGGGGCCTGACATGCTGTTCAACCAACACACAGTTAAACCAACACATTGTGTGAATCAGCCGTCAGCAGAGGACAGGCCTGTAGCGCAGTAACATATTGTTAAACGGACAGCTGGCTGAAATAAACTTCTGCGTAGATAATTCACGTTATACATTGTGTTACAAAGCATACGTGTTTTTAGCTAGTCAGGGCTGAAATGTTCATGAGCTGTATTATAATATTGTTCGTGTTTTGCATGTTGGAGAGTGACATAATGTATTCATAACATACGCATGTTCAGGATCATAGTGTCCAGCCCACACTTGTCGTGTTCCCCCTCATGCGATCATAATGTGTTGTAATGGCCATtgtggctttttttctttccactgtgTATGTAATTAACATTATCCGTTTCAATTTTAATGACAGGGTGCTTGTTCATTGCCAGTTTCCCACCATCATAGCGCTGTTGTGTTTATGATAAGCAGGGCTGCTTGTGATAGGACAGGAGGGACAGTCAGAGGAGGGTGGAGCTGTCAAaaggacacacagcagcaggctgcaggcacaCTCATCATGCCAGGGCTTCAGAGGAAGCATGCTGAGAGGACGTGATCAGCACTGCCAagctcatgctgctgctgtttataaATGTCACCTTCAATTTGCAGATAACCCCAAGGAAAATGTCAGAGGTCAACATAGCGAAGCGCAAGGAGAAGTGTGAGAACTGCACCAAACAGGTGAACTTCTGTTGTCTTACATGTGAATTATACATgctgagttttgttttgctgtcagtcacaaatgtatttattgctCTTCCACTCACAGTGCAACAAGAAGCAGAGTGATAATGGTGCAAACTCACACGACGAGAGAGATGACATCAATGGACAGGTAATGTCGTCATGTTTACTCAGCAATTTCACGTATTATCGACTGAGCTCTACCTATTTTATACATCATCATGAGTTGACTGTGAAGCCAGCTTCAGTTTAGAGACCGTAAATGTATAACAGAGAGCCTTCGTTACAAACTGGAGCTGTGCACttcaaaacatgtcagcagGCATGGaaggtttaaaaaaagatgctatcaggttgcattgtgggaagtgaAGGATCCAGTGACTCAAGATGCCTTGACCTCTGTCGTAGCTTCAATTTTGATCATTCTTTATAAAGATCTGTTTGTGAGCAGTTGACTCTGTGGAAGTCTGCCACTAAATCACTGGAATACCATTTGAAATATAAGGTTAGTCTCTTTTAAAACCCTTCATCTAACATGCTCCTCTTCTTTCCCCTAAGGTGCATGAAGGATCCCAGTTGTTGCTGAgtgcctgtctgtcctgtgaTGGCTGTCTATCAGAGGAGGAAAGCCTCAAGATCTCTCAGCAGAGCTTGGAGGAAGTGGAAAGGGTTCTGGCACTCAATAAGGTGAAACGCACAATTAAGCTGCCTCTGAAACAAGAAAGTCAAAGAGTTGTCTTGTTACACTTTCAACAATACCTTACATTGTCCTCATTGTTTTTCTGCCCCTGTCAGACGTGTGACGTGTCAAAGCACAAGGTGCTGGTAGCGTCGATATGTCCGCAGTCTCTGCCTTTCTTTGCCGTCAAGTTTGGTCTGGACATCACTGACGCTGCCCAGAAGCTCTGCGGCTTCCTCAAGAGCTTAGGTGAGCTGCGTAGCTGTCACAGTACAAAACATCTTGGCACCGTATTAAAGTGCTCTTTCATGAAGTTTTTGGAAgtcttgttttaattatttcccCAAGTGAAATGACAGGTTTATTGGGCAGCATGTCCAGTGTTAACAGATCAGATGGAGAATGTCACTTGACACTTCTCTGTTAcctgtgtgcagcagcttcCACCCAGTCGTCGGTATTTGTCATATACGCTCTACGTCCTCCCccacttcctctgtctctgttctcaTGTGTGTGGCTTCTCCCTGCAGGAGTGCAGTATGTGTTCGACTCCACTCTGGCAGCAGGTTTCAGCATCTTAGAGAGTCAGAAGGAGTTTATTCAGAGGTATCGCAGGAGGCACCATGACTCCCACGCCTTGCCCATGTTCACCTCCTCCTGCCCAGGTAAAACTCCCCCTTTCCTGCTCACCCCTCTCTCCCAGCAtattctcctctccctctttactttttttcttcccttcctgTCAGAGTTGATTTTCTTGTCAGCTGAACGACTCTCTTACCTAATATTTCCCCCAATTTTCATCCTGTTTGACtatttgtgctgctgctgctgctcctcaggtTTCTGACTGTACAGACAGTTCATTTGCATGCCGTGTGCTAAATAGAGGGAGACAGAGCTTGTTTTGGAAGTAGAGATAGCAGTGGCGTGCTGCTGGGGAAAGATAGAAAGCTCTTCTTTCACCACTCCCTTCGTCAGAGATAGGAACAGCAAGACTTTCTTgcgactttttttttctctaaggAAAGATGTATAGACATCCATTCATTCAGCCTGTAGGATTGCCACTGGTCACATGATGATCTACCAAGCTATTTGAATAATTATTGTAGGGACACAACTAACAACTATTTGCATTCATTAATCAGTCAGTTATTTCTTTGGAGGAATTGATTAATCATTGGTCTTTACATTTTTAGAAAACTGTTCATCACATTTTCCCAGAGCCAAAGTTGATGTATGTTAGCAAACCAGGAAGGAATAAAACATCTGTCATGGCTTTGGAATCTCATGGAAAAGTTTAGAATTATACAAGTAGAACGGTTCCATCAGCATTTAAGAATGTATTGGACAACATGTAGAATAAAGTTTGttatactgtatttctgtctgcattatttttgactttttctactataaatgtgtgtgcgtgt includes:
- the cybc1 gene encoding cytochrome b-245 chaperone 1 homolog isoform X1, translated to MARDQCTKMGYMTVEEHSLTLLHLKRSPGIRSWSLLVGVASVGLAAAYYSSDSIFWKLFYVTGCLFVAMQNMEEWEEAVFDKTKNLIELKSSSLYTLVLTLWRRGQEKVVLDLAQLCDVCVQEERVRYLGKGYLLMLRLAAGFSYPLTQSATLGGRSDVEAVAALLKRFLGLEELQKRRQQEDQEEYGEEEEDSLDNSSDSDVEEDEL
- the hexd gene encoding hexosaminidase D, which encodes MTSPPWPKGKKLVHLDLKGAPPRVEYLHKLIELFSQLGVDGLLVEYEDMFPYEGELKLLQATAQPAYSREEVLSMQEFAKSKGLEVIPLVQTFGHMEFVLKHRPMWSLREVPYCVGTLNPHKEDGVRLVIEMLRQVVKLHPGLNTLHIGADEVYILGEGEESKLWLASPGRTVEQLFLSHVTKVAKAVKETWPHMTIVMWDDMMRGMSQDTLKASGLVGLVQPMLWDYSPNLDVDKTVSLLEKYCSAGMSDLWVASSFKGSTSVYTCVPCTQRHVDNHLQWLKVVGSLSAGVNLQGIAITGWQRYDHLSVLCELMPLALPSLAACVQTLNHGQFNVEAQSKVTERLGICSVEVEAMERTTADDSLFPGRRLAELIVELNSLLNSDDIRLFENDMFVRGWFSPYHRQRKMVTPLITMQIHSQASTFLTTLQQKVEAVREQMVRLYPDSTAQEWIEEHVRPVVAPLQRITEEIRACVKEMVP
- the cybc1 gene encoding cytochrome b-245 chaperone 1 homolog isoform X2, with the translated sequence MGYMTVEEHSLTLLHLKRSPGIRSWSLLVGVASVGLAAAYYSSDSIFWKLFYVTGCLFVAMQNMEEWEEAVFDKTKNLIELKSSSLYTLVLTLWRRGQEKVVLDLAQLCDVCVQEERVRYLGKGYLLMLRLAAGFSYPLTQSATLGGRSDVEAVAALLKRFLGLEELQKRRQQEDQEEYGEEEEDSLDNSSDSDVEEDEL